A DNA window from Streptomyces sp. CA-278952 contains the following coding sequences:
- a CDS encoding IclR family transcriptional regulator produces the protein MTAETSQTLDRGLRVLKLLADTDHGLTVTELSNKLGVNRTVVYRLLATLEQHALVRRDLGGRARVGLGVLRLGRQVHPLVREAALPALRSLAEDIGATAHLTLVDGSDALAVAVVEPTWTDYHVAYRAGFRHPLDRGAAGRAILSARHTTEAGHPGYTLTHGELEAGASGAAAPLVGVSGVEGSVGVVMLADAVPERVGPRVLDAAREVADALR, from the coding sequence GTGACAGCGGAGACCTCCCAGACGCTCGACCGAGGACTGCGCGTCCTCAAACTGCTCGCCGACACCGATCACGGCCTGACCGTCACGGAGTTGTCCAACAAGCTCGGTGTCAACCGGACCGTCGTCTACCGATTGCTCGCCACCCTGGAACAGCACGCCCTGGTCCGCCGTGACCTGGGCGGCCGCGCCCGGGTCGGTCTCGGTGTGCTGCGGCTCGGCCGCCAGGTGCATCCGCTCGTCCGGGAAGCCGCGCTGCCCGCGCTGCGCTCCCTGGCCGAGGACATAGGGGCCACCGCCCATCTCACACTCGTCGACGGCAGCGACGCCCTCGCGGTCGCCGTCGTCGAGCCCACCTGGACCGACTACCACGTCGCCTACCGGGCCGGCTTCCGGCATCCGCTGGACCGGGGCGCGGCGGGCCGGGCCATCCTGTCCGCCCGGCATACCACGGAGGCCGGGCACCCCGGGTACACCCTCACCCACGGCGAGCTCGAGGCCGGGGCCAGCGGGGCGGCCGCGCCCCTGGTCGGGGTCTCGGGCGTGGAGGGCAGCGTCGGTGTCGTCATGCTCGCCGACGCCGTACCGGAACGGGTCGGGCCCCGCGTGCTCGACGCCGCCCGGGAGGTGGCCGACGCGCTGCGGTAG
- a CDS encoding S16 family serine protease, with the protein MLTRLTRPRVLALCALPVLALFGTAALAPLPFTLARPGLTADVLGEDDGRPVITITGTETRPTDGQLRMTTILATGPKTDVRIGEVIDGWFRTDRAVMPRDSVYPTGGSEKEIEKHNLDDMKQSQNVAVDAALNYLDREPGSMRVEVDLGDVGGPSAGLFLSLGIIDKLDGNGSGGDLTGGRTIAGTGTIDADGTVGAVGGVSMKAQGAHRDGASVFLVPKAECAQAEAEAPDGLRIVPVSTLKDAVGSLRALESGGKVPSC; encoded by the coding sequence GTGCTCACTCGTCTCACGCGCCCCCGCGTTCTCGCCCTCTGCGCGCTGCCCGTCCTCGCCCTCTTCGGTACGGCGGCCCTCGCACCGCTGCCGTTCACCCTGGCCCGGCCCGGGCTGACCGCGGACGTGCTCGGCGAGGACGACGGGCGGCCGGTGATCACCATCACCGGCACCGAGACCCGGCCCACCGACGGGCAGCTGAGGATGACGACGATCCTCGCCACCGGGCCGAAGACGGACGTCCGTATCGGCGAGGTGATCGACGGCTGGTTCCGGACCGACCGGGCGGTCATGCCGCGCGACTCCGTCTACCCCACCGGCGGCTCCGAGAAGGAGATCGAGAAGCACAACCTCGACGACATGAAGCAGTCGCAGAACGTCGCCGTCGACGCCGCCCTGAACTACCTGGACCGCGAGCCCGGTTCGATGCGCGTGGAGGTGGACCTCGGCGACGTCGGCGGCCCGAGCGCCGGTCTCTTCCTCTCCCTCGGCATCATCGACAAGCTCGACGGCAACGGCTCCGGCGGCGACCTCACCGGCGGCCGCACCATCGCCGGTACGGGGACGATCGACGCGGACGGCACGGTCGGCGCGGTCGGCGGCGTGTCGATGAAGGCCCAGGGCGCCCACCGCGACGGGGCGAGCGTCTTCCTCGTGCCGAAGGCCGAGTGCGCTCAGGCGGAGGCCGAGGCGCCCGACGGGTTGCGGATCGTGCCCGTCTCCACGCTGAAGGACGCGGTCGGCTCGCTCAGGGCCCTGGAGTCGGGCGGGAAGGTGCCGAGCTGCTGA
- a CDS encoding MFS transporter encodes MGHRGNRTPLAATLAANAISTAGTSLTLIGVPWFVLETTGSAGRAGFVAFCATLPIVVAALIGGPVIDRIGRRRVAIASDAVCAAAIATIPLLHFAGVLDFWMLCALMAVNGFAHTPGNTARYVLIPDLAEHAGTTLPRAASLFDAVTRGARMVGAALAGVLIAFAGAETVLLLDAATFGLSALLIATGVRGMRAAEPRKAEAPVSLRTYGSELREGYTHVLGNRLLLAIVVMVMFMNGTDQGWYAVLLPVHAEAELGGATAIGLLTALFGAGGLAGALLYGAVGHRFSRRTVFTVCVILCGAPRFLVAAVTGTTLPLAVTMLLGGIAGGVLNPILTTVTYERVPDRLRSRVSGALTAGCEFAMPLGGLAAGLLVEGAGATGALLLMGGVYFLATLSPLVFPSWRTLDDGPVTEPVQPAPPVVPSVPSVPSVQVSSSAPSRPTPGP; translated from the coding sequence ATGGGGCATCGCGGAAACCGCACACCGCTCGCCGCCACGCTCGCGGCCAACGCCATTTCCACCGCAGGTACTTCACTGACCCTGATCGGCGTCCCCTGGTTCGTCCTGGAGACCACCGGCAGCGCCGGCCGGGCCGGGTTCGTCGCCTTCTGCGCCACCCTGCCGATCGTCGTCGCCGCACTGATCGGCGGACCGGTCATCGACCGGATCGGCCGCCGCCGGGTCGCCATCGCCTCCGACGCGGTGTGTGCTGCGGCCATCGCGACGATCCCGCTGCTGCACTTCGCCGGCGTCCTCGACTTCTGGATGCTGTGCGCGCTGATGGCGGTCAACGGGTTCGCCCACACCCCGGGCAACACCGCGCGCTACGTCCTGATCCCGGACCTGGCCGAGCACGCCGGCACCACGCTCCCCCGGGCCGCCAGCCTCTTCGACGCGGTCACGCGCGGGGCCCGGATGGTCGGCGCGGCGCTCGCCGGAGTCCTCATCGCCTTCGCCGGCGCGGAGACGGTCCTGCTGCTGGACGCGGCGACGTTCGGCCTGTCCGCCCTGCTGATCGCCACGGGGGTACGCGGAATGCGCGCGGCCGAACCGAGGAAGGCCGAAGCCCCGGTATCGCTGCGCACGTACGGCTCCGAACTCCGCGAGGGATACACCCACGTGCTGGGTAACCGGCTGCTGCTGGCGATCGTGGTCATGGTGATGTTCATGAACGGCACCGACCAGGGCTGGTATGCCGTGCTGCTCCCGGTGCACGCCGAGGCCGAGCTGGGCGGCGCGACCGCCATCGGCCTGCTCACCGCGCTGTTCGGGGCGGGCGGGCTGGCGGGGGCCCTGCTGTACGGGGCGGTGGGGCACCGGTTCTCACGGCGGACGGTGTTCACGGTGTGCGTGATCCTGTGCGGGGCGCCGAGGTTCCTGGTCGCCGCGGTGACCGGGACGACGCTGCCCCTCGCGGTGACGATGCTGCTCGGCGGGATCGCGGGCGGCGTGCTGAACCCGATCCTGACGACGGTGACCTACGAACGGGTGCCGGACCGGCTGCGCAGCCGGGTGTCGGGGGCGCTGACGGCGGGTTGCGAGTTCGCGATGCCGCTGGGCGGGCTGGCGGCCGGGCTGCTGGTGGAGGGCGCGGGGGCGACGGGGGCGCTGCTGCTGATGGGCGGGGTCTACTTCCTGGCCACGCTGAGCCCGCTGGTGTTCCCGTCCTGGCGGACGCTGGACGACGGGCCGGTGACGGAGCCCGTACAGCCGGCGCCACCCGTCGTACCGTCGGTGCCGTCGGTGCCGTCGGTGCAGGTCAGCAGCTCGGCACCTTCCCGCCCGACTCCAGGGCCCTGA
- a CDS encoding ArsR/SmtB family transcription factor produces the protein MAENEDVRPYRYDGTDRKIHNVDARTLRAIAHPLRMRLLKALRDFGPATASQLGERLGESSGATSYHLRQLAESGMVEDAPELGKGRERWWRAAHDGSTVESAEFRTHADPEVRGAIDFVLHETATGHAQELNTWLGTMDDWPDEWQRSWDMSDFTIRLTPELALELSQKAQELVESYRGRVPDDTEGSAVVRTHLHTFPRASE, from the coding sequence ATGGCAGAGAACGAGGACGTCCGCCCCTACCGCTACGACGGCACCGACCGGAAGATCCACAACGTCGACGCCCGCACCTTGCGGGCCATCGCGCACCCCCTCCGGATGCGACTGCTGAAGGCGCTGCGCGATTTCGGCCCCGCCACCGCCTCCCAGCTCGGCGAGCGGCTGGGCGAGTCCAGCGGCGCGACCAGCTACCACCTGCGCCAGCTGGCCGAGTCCGGCATGGTCGAGGACGCCCCGGAGCTGGGCAAGGGCCGCGAACGCTGGTGGCGGGCGGCCCACGACGGCTCGACCGTCGAGAGCGCCGAGTTCCGGACGCACGCCGACCCGGAGGTACGCGGGGCCATCGACTTCGTCCTCCACGAGACGGCCACCGGTCACGCCCAGGAGCTGAACACCTGGCTGGGCACGATGGACGACTGGCCGGACGAGTGGCAGCGGAGCTGGGACATGAGCGACTTCACGATCCGCCTCACCCCGGAGCTCGCTCTGGAGCTGTCCCAGAAGGCCCAGGAGCTTGTGGAGAGCTACCGGGGCCGCGTCCCCGACGACACCGAGGGATCGGCCGTCGTCCGGACGCACCTGCACACCTTCCCGCGCGCCTCCGAATGA
- a CDS encoding glycine betaine ABC transporter substrate-binding protein: MRRTAYVPRRGAVAIGGLALAVALGGCGLKSGSPMVDDVSPGSVGQGEPLKGATLTVTSKNFSENIILGQMTGLVFKAAGAEVLDRTNLPGSISAREAIINGDADAMWDYTGTGWITFLGHADPIVDPEKQYEAVRDEDRGNGVVWLPPAPLDNTYALAVSKKNNARYQLETLSDVAALSKKDPGAVTICVENEFASRDDGLPGMEKKYGMNIPAGNIRKMDAGIIYTQVSESDSCLLGEVFTTDGRIKAMNLDVLEDDENFFPNYNASPVIHEATFEKYPVIAELLDPLARKLTTEVAQTLNAKVDVEGEDPHEVAKDWLVAEGFIEEG, from the coding sequence ATGAGGAGGACGGCGTACGTTCCCCGGCGCGGGGCCGTGGCGATCGGTGGCCTGGCCCTGGCGGTGGCGCTGGGCGGCTGCGGGCTCAAGAGCGGTTCGCCGATGGTGGACGACGTGTCGCCGGGGTCGGTCGGGCAGGGCGAGCCGCTCAAGGGCGCGACGCTGACCGTGACGTCGAAGAACTTCAGCGAGAACATCATCCTGGGCCAGATGACCGGCCTGGTGTTCAAGGCGGCCGGGGCGGAGGTCCTGGACCGGACGAACCTGCCGGGTTCGATCAGCGCGCGCGAGGCCATCATCAACGGCGACGCCGACGCGATGTGGGACTACACCGGCACGGGCTGGATCACCTTCCTCGGCCACGCGGACCCCATCGTCGACCCGGAGAAGCAGTACGAGGCGGTGCGGGACGAGGACCGGGGCAACGGGGTGGTCTGGCTGCCGCCGGCGCCGCTCGACAACACGTACGCGCTCGCTGTCAGCAAGAAGAACAACGCCAGGTACCAGCTGGAGACCCTCTCGGACGTGGCGGCCCTGTCGAAGAAGGACCCGGGTGCGGTGACGATCTGCGTGGAGAACGAGTTCGCCTCCCGCGACGACGGGCTGCCCGGCATGGAGAAGAAATACGGGATGAACATCCCGGCAGGCAACATCCGGAAGATGGACGCCGGGATCATCTACACCCAGGTCTCCGAGTCCGACTCCTGCCTGCTGGGCGAGGTGTTCACCACCGACGGCCGGATCAAGGCCATGAACCTGGACGTCCTGGAGGACGACGAGAACTTCTTCCCCAACTACAACGCCTCCCCGGTGATCCACGAGGCGACCTTCGAGAAGTACCCGGTGATCGCGGAACTGCTGGACCCGCTGGCGAGGAAGCTGACGACCGAGGTGGCGCAGACGCTGAACGCCAAGGTGGACGTGGAGGGCGAGGACCCGCACGAGGTGGCGAAGGACTGGCTGGTGGCGGAGGGGTTCATCGAGGAGGGGTGA
- a CDS encoding ABC transporter permease, protein MSPSHPSGSGKNPAAPTRPPGEHDVKGHAFHDEESDPSPSPAPAVPERRFTWRKLVVLPVVLVVVLVVTYVWITNIHLDSIAENSLTGGNVQLRWWQHVRLTAISTFWVLIIAIPLGIALTRRRLRKAAPAFTALANIGQATPAIGLLALLVIWLGIGPRTAIIGIVIYAVLPVLSNTVAGLRGIEPNMIEAARGMGMSGRGVLMKVELPLAVPLILAGVRTALVLNVGTATLATFGGGGGLGDLITSGIQTQRMPVLVIGSVLTVVLALLVDWLASLAELALTPRGLEER, encoded by the coding sequence ATGAGTCCCAGCCATCCGTCCGGCTCCGGCAAGAACCCGGCCGCCCCCACCCGTCCGCCGGGTGAGCACGACGTCAAGGGCCACGCGTTCCACGACGAGGAGAGCGACCCCTCCCCCTCCCCCGCCCCGGCCGTGCCGGAGCGCCGGTTCACCTGGCGGAAGCTGGTGGTCCTGCCGGTGGTGCTGGTGGTCGTCCTGGTCGTCACCTACGTCTGGATCACCAACATCCACCTGGACTCGATCGCGGAGAACTCGCTGACCGGCGGCAATGTGCAGCTGCGCTGGTGGCAGCACGTGCGGTTGACGGCGATCTCCACGTTCTGGGTGCTGATCATCGCGATCCCGCTGGGCATCGCCCTGACCCGGCGGCGGCTGCGGAAGGCGGCCCCGGCGTTCACCGCCCTGGCCAACATCGGGCAGGCGACGCCCGCGATCGGTCTGCTGGCGCTGCTGGTGATCTGGCTGGGCATCGGCCCGCGGACCGCGATCATCGGCATCGTGATCTATGCGGTGCTGCCGGTGCTCTCCAACACGGTGGCGGGCCTGCGGGGGATCGAGCCGAACATGATCGAGGCGGCGCGCGGGATGGGGATGTCCGGCCGGGGCGTCCTGATGAAGGTGGAGCTGCCGCTCGCGGTCCCGCTGATCCTGGCCGGGGTGCGTACGGCACTCGTCCTGAACGTCGGCACGGCGACGCTGGCGACGTTCGGCGGGGGCGGCGGACTGGGCGACCTGATCACGTCGGGGATCCAGACGCAGCGGATGCCGGTGCTGGTCATCGGCTCGGTGCTGACGGTGGTGCTGGCCCTGCTGGTGGACTGGCTGGCCTCGCTGGCCGAGTTGGCGCTGACGCCGCGCGGGTTGGAGGAGCGATGA
- a CDS encoding ABC transporter ATP-binding protein has translation MPETETGAVAPEEGTTATSGATIQLENLTKSYPGTPNPAVENVSMEIRAGETVVFVGPSGCGKSTTLKMINRLIEPTSGRIRIDDEDVTDIDPVKLRRKIGYAIQSSGLFPHMTVADNIALVPKMVGWSKSRVRDRVEEMLDLVGLDPREFHGRYPRQLSGGQQQRVGVARALAADPPVLLMDEPFGAVDPITRDHLQDELIRLQHELHKTIVFVTHDFDEAIKLGDRIAVLRERSHIAQFDTPEAILTNPTDDFVSGFVGAGAALKRLNLTRVRDVGIADFPTVTVEDPLQSIFNKLRSGPYNELLMLDRRNRPYKWLRRGDLMRARGSLARAGQLVHDTVTRDATLHDALEAVLTDSGGRVAVTGRRGEFIGVVDMKTLMDNVQELLEADRLTAMEHQHELEELRVHQTEQELEGGGGGR, from the coding sequence GTGCCTGAGACCGAGACCGGCGCTGTCGCCCCGGAGGAGGGGACCACCGCCACCTCCGGGGCCACCATCCAGCTGGAGAACCTCACCAAGAGCTACCCGGGCACCCCGAACCCGGCCGTCGAGAACGTCTCGATGGAGATCAGGGCGGGTGAGACGGTGGTCTTCGTCGGGCCGTCCGGCTGCGGGAAGTCCACCACCCTGAAGATGATCAACCGGCTGATCGAGCCGACGTCGGGCCGGATCCGGATCGACGACGAGGACGTCACCGACATCGACCCGGTGAAGCTGCGCCGCAAGATCGGCTACGCGATCCAGTCCTCCGGCCTCTTCCCGCACATGACGGTGGCGGACAACATCGCCCTGGTCCCGAAGATGGTCGGCTGGTCCAAGTCGCGGGTCCGGGACCGGGTGGAGGAGATGCTCGACCTGGTGGGCCTGGACCCGCGCGAGTTCCACGGCCGCTATCCGCGCCAGCTCTCCGGCGGGCAGCAGCAGCGGGTGGGGGTGGCGCGGGCGCTGGCCGCCGACCCTCCCGTACTGCTGATGGACGAGCCGTTCGGGGCGGTCGACCCGATCACCCGCGACCACCTCCAGGACGAGCTGATCCGGCTCCAGCACGAGCTGCACAAGACGATCGTGTTCGTCACCCACGACTTCGACGAGGCGATCAAGCTCGGCGACCGGATCGCGGTGCTGCGGGAGCGCTCGCACATCGCGCAGTTCGACACCCCCGAGGCCATCCTGACCAACCCGACGGATGACTTCGTCTCCGGCTTCGTCGGCGCGGGCGCGGCCCTGAAGCGGCTGAATCTGACCCGCGTACGGGATGTGGGCATCGCGGACTTCCCGACGGTGACGGTCGAGGACCCGCTCCAGTCGATCTTCAACAAGCTGCGCAGCGGCCCGTACAACGAACTGCTGATGCTGGACCGCCGCAACCGCCCGTACAAGTGGCTGCGGCGCGGCGATCTGATGCGGGCGCGCGGTTCGCTGGCGCGGGCCGGGCAGCTGGTGCACGACACGGTGACCCGGGACGCCACGCTGCACGACGCGCTGGAGGCGGTCCTCACCGACAGCGGGGGCCGGGTCGCGGTGACCGGGCGGCGCGGCGAGTTCATCGGGGTCGTCGACATGAAGACGCTGATGGACAACGTGCAGGAGCTGCTGGAGGCCGACCGGCTGACCGCGATGGAGCACCAGCACGAGCTGGAGGAGCTGCGGGTCCACCAGACGGAGCAGGAGCTGGAGGGGGGTGGCGGCGGCCGATGA
- a CDS encoding ABC transporter permease, with protein sequence MSFWEYLNTRHQQLLTDAFQHVSAVFQCMVIATVLGVVIGVVSYRSGWGGSLAVTSTSTILTIPSLAAIGLLIPLVGLGVAPTVITLTLYGLLPIVRNAIVGLRGVDPSLVDAATGIGMSRPARLCRVELPLAWPPILTGIRVSTQMLMGIAAIAAYASGPGLGNEIFRGIASLGSANAINQVLAGTLGIVVLALLFDAAYVLLGRLTIPRGIRA encoded by the coding sequence GTGAGCTTCTGGGAGTATCTGAACACCCGCCACCAGCAGCTCCTCACGGACGCGTTCCAGCACGTCAGCGCGGTCTTCCAGTGCATGGTGATCGCGACCGTGCTGGGCGTGGTCATCGGCGTGGTGAGCTACCGCAGCGGCTGGGGCGGCTCCCTCGCCGTCACCTCCACGTCCACGATCCTCACCATCCCCTCGCTCGCCGCGATCGGTCTGCTGATCCCGCTGGTCGGCCTCGGCGTCGCGCCGACCGTGATCACCCTGACGCTGTACGGGCTGCTGCCGATCGTCCGGAACGCCATCGTCGGGCTGCGGGGGGTCGATCCGTCGCTGGTCGACGCGGCGACGGGCATCGGGATGTCGCGGCCGGCCCGGCTGTGCCGGGTGGAGCTGCCGCTCGCCTGGCCGCCGATCCTGACCGGGATCCGGGTCTCCACCCAGATGCTGATGGGCATCGCCGCCATCGCCGCGTACGCCTCCGGGCCGGGCCTCGGCAACGAGATCTTCCGGGGCATCGCCTCGCTGGGCAGCGCCAACGCGATCAACCAGGTCCTCGCGGGCACGCTCGGCATCGTCGTCCTCGCCCTGCTCTTCGACGCCGCGTACGTCCTGCTGGGGCGGCTGACCATCCCGAGGGGGATCCGTGCCTGA
- a CDS encoding Lrp/AsnC family transcriptional regulator, whose protein sequence is MAIDHLDGRLIVLLAREPRIGVLEASRRLGVARGTVQARLDRLQSNGVIRGFGPDVDPAALGYPVTAFATLEIKQGQGADVRAHLGGVPEVLELHTTTGHGDMFCRLVARSNADLQRVIDRVVGFDGIVRASTAIVMENPVPLRIIPLVEQAAEDTD, encoded by the coding sequence ATGGCGATCGATCATCTGGACGGGCGGCTCATCGTGCTCCTGGCGCGCGAACCGCGGATCGGTGTCCTCGAAGCATCCCGGCGGCTCGGGGTGGCGCGCGGGACCGTGCAGGCGCGGCTGGACCGCCTTCAGTCGAACGGCGTCATCCGGGGATTCGGTCCCGACGTGGATCCGGCGGCGCTCGGCTACCCGGTCACCGCGTTCGCCACGCTGGAGATCAAGCAGGGCCAAGGGGCCGACGTACGCGCCCATTTGGGCGGGGTGCCGGAAGTGCTGGAGCTGCACACCACGACCGGGCACGGCGACATGTTCTGCCGCCTGGTCGCCCGTTCCAACGCCGATCTCCAGCGGGTGATCGACCGGGTTGTCGGATTTGATGGCATTGTCCGGGCCTCCACGGCGATCGTCATGGAGAATCCGGTTCCGCTGCGGATCATCCCGCTGGTGGAACAGGCGGCCGAGGACACCGACTGA
- the hppD gene encoding 4-hydroxyphenylpyruvate dioxygenase — MTETLHTSPETVRQADPFPVKGMDAVVFAVGNAKQAAHYYSTAFGMKLVAYSGPENGTRETASYVLTNGAARFVFTSVIKPSTEWGTFLADHVAEHGDGVIDLAIEVPDARAAYAYAVEHGARGLTEPHEVKDEHGTVVLAAIATYGQTRHTLVERSGYEGPYLPGFAAASPMVEPPAKRTFQAIDHCVGNVELGRMNEWVGFYNQVMGFTNMKEFVGDDIATEYSALMSKVVADGTLKVKFPINEPAIAKKKSQIDEYLEFYGGAGVQHIALATNDIVASVRAMRAAGVQFLDTPDSYYDTLGEWAGETRVPVETLRELKILVDRDEDGYLLQIFTKPVQDRPTVFFEMIERHGSMGFGKGNFKALFEAIEREQEKRGNL, encoded by the coding sequence ATGACTGAGACTCTGCACACCAGCCCCGAAACCGTCCGGCAGGCCGACCCCTTCCCGGTCAAGGGAATGGACGCGGTCGTCTTCGCCGTGGGCAACGCCAAGCAGGCCGCGCACTACTACTCGACCGCCTTCGGCATGAAGCTGGTCGCCTACTCCGGACCGGAGAACGGCACCCGTGAGACCGCGAGTTACGTCCTGACCAACGGCGCCGCCCGCTTCGTGTTCACCTCCGTGATCAAACCGTCCACCGAGTGGGGCACCTTCCTCGCCGACCACGTCGCCGAGCACGGCGACGGTGTCATCGACCTCGCGATCGAGGTCCCGGACGCCCGCGCCGCGTACGCGTACGCTGTCGAGCACGGCGCCCGCGGCCTCACCGAGCCGCACGAGGTCAAGGACGAGCACGGCACCGTCGTCCTCGCCGCCATCGCCACGTACGGCCAGACCCGCCACACCCTGGTGGAGCGCTCCGGCTACGAGGGCCCCTACCTCCCCGGCTTCGCGGCGGCCTCGCCGATGGTCGAGCCGCCCGCCAAGCGCACCTTCCAGGCGATCGACCACTGCGTCGGCAACGTCGAGCTCGGCCGGATGAACGAGTGGGTCGGCTTCTACAACCAGGTCATGGGCTTCACCAACATGAAGGAGTTCGTGGGCGACGACATCGCCACCGAGTACTCCGCCCTGATGTCGAAGGTCGTCGCCGACGGCACGCTCAAGGTCAAGTTCCCGATCAACGAGCCGGCCATCGCGAAGAAGAAGTCGCAGATCGACGAGTACCTGGAGTTCTACGGCGGCGCGGGCGTCCAGCACATCGCGCTCGCCACGAACGACATCGTCGCCTCCGTCCGCGCGATGCGCGCCGCCGGGGTCCAGTTCCTGGACACCCCCGACTCGTACTACGACACCCTCGGCGAGTGGGCCGGCGAGACCCGGGTGCCGGTCGAGACCCTGCGCGAGCTGAAGATCCTCGTCGACCGCGACGAGGACGGCTACCTGCTGCAGATCTTCACCAAGCCGGTCCAGGACCGGCCGACCGTCTTCTTCGAGATGATCGAACGCCACGGCTCCATGGGCTTCGGCAAGGGCAACTTCAAGGCCCTGTTCGAGGCGATCGAGCGCGAGCAGGAGAAGCGCGGCAACCTCTGA
- a CDS encoding tetratricopeptide repeat protein produces MDVMPQQDPESRQPPEPSRQAPQAPKAPQDPYVLPAEGATAVPPPPPTLRTTLRRAAFGAVAAGVLLAGALVAVEDGEGDGPKEPGPVERAEAAVTAGSPASLSDLTALIGDRQKWVESHPQDAPSLATLGTAYVEWARRSADTTYYARAEKTLKRSLEARAGERGNEEAWVGLAALANARHDFLAAKRWGETVKRQQPKAWSVYPVLIDAYTGLGDQKAATAATEKFGELRKGVPALARTAELYRGQGWREDALATAREAADRATQPAEKAEALHRLGELARERGEPEEAVAQFDAALRTDDGHHASLAGRARALVALERTDEALAAYQSALEKFPRPEYALELGELYESLGLDGDARTQYARLRKMVAGAKKAGVDESLVLARFEADHGDPDAAVELLRGQWAKQHRSAAVADALGWALHRAGESEEGLEYARRAADTGVRNASYAYHLGVIQRELEDYGPARRNLEQAVRTDPAFSPLAAPLARQALDALGEPPPGGPGDMRPPPPPPAPEPKPEPKRETGRETAPETRPEAPAPSKAAPSPSPSPSPSNAAASSAAAGKPETAAEASKSP; encoded by the coding sequence ATGGATGTCATGCCGCAGCAGGATCCGGAGTCCCGCCAGCCGCCCGAGCCGTCCCGGCAGGCCCCGCAGGCCCCGAAGGCCCCGCAGGACCCTTACGTGCTGCCCGCCGAAGGCGCCACCGCCGTACCCCCGCCGCCGCCCACCCTCCGGACGACGTTGCGCCGGGCCGCGTTCGGCGCGGTCGCCGCCGGGGTGCTGCTGGCCGGGGCGCTGGTGGCGGTGGAGGACGGGGAGGGCGACGGGCCGAAGGAGCCGGGGCCGGTCGAGCGGGCCGAGGCGGCGGTGACGGCGGGCTCCCCCGCCTCGCTGTCGGACCTCACCGCGCTGATCGGGGACCGGCAGAAGTGGGTGGAGTCCCACCCCCAGGACGCCCCGTCCCTGGCGACGCTCGGCACGGCGTACGTGGAGTGGGCGCGGCGTTCGGCGGACACGACGTACTACGCACGCGCCGAGAAGACCCTGAAGCGTTCGCTGGAGGCACGGGCGGGCGAGCGCGGGAACGAGGAGGCGTGGGTGGGCCTGGCGGCCCTGGCCAACGCCCGGCACGACTTCCTCGCGGCGAAGCGGTGGGGCGAGACCGTGAAGAGGCAGCAGCCGAAGGCCTGGAGCGTGTACCCGGTCCTCATCGACGCGTACACCGGGCTCGGCGACCAGAAGGCGGCGACCGCGGCGACGGAGAAGTTCGGCGAGCTGCGCAAGGGCGTTCCGGCGCTGGCCCGCACCGCCGAGCTGTACCGGGGCCAGGGCTGGCGCGAGGACGCGCTGGCCACCGCCAGGGAGGCGGCGGACCGGGCGACGCAGCCCGCCGAGAAGGCCGAGGCGCTGCACCGGCTGGGCGAGCTGGCCCGGGAGCGGGGCGAACCGGAGGAGGCGGTGGCGCAGTTCGACGCGGCGCTGCGCACGGACGACGGTCACCACGCCTCGCTGGCGGGCCGGGCCCGGGCCCTGGTGGCGCTGGAGCGCACCGACGAGGCGCTGGCCGCGTACCAGAGCGCGCTGGAGAAGTTCCCGCGCCCGGAGTACGCCCTGGAGCTGGGCGAGCTGTACGAGTCGCTGGGGCTGGACGGGGACGCCCGCACCCAGTACGCCCGGCTGCGGAAGATGGTGGCGGGGGCGAAGAAGGCAGGGGTCGACGAGTCCCTGGTGCTGGCCCGTTTCGAGGCCGACCACGGGGACCCGGACGCGGCGGTGGAGCTGCTGCGCGGCCAGTGGGCGAAGCAGCACCGCAGTGCGGCGGTGGCGGACGCGCTGGGCTGGGCGCTGCACCGGGCGGGCGAGTCGGAGGAGGGCCTGGAGTACGCGCGGCGGGCCGCGGACACGGGCGTGCGGAACGCCTCGTACGCGTACCACCTGGGCGTGATCCAGCGGGAGCTGGAGGACTACGGTCCGGCGCGCCGGAATCTGGAGCAGGCCGTGCGCACCGACCCGGCCTTCTCGCCGCTCGCCGCGCCGCTGGCCCGTCAGGCGCTGGACGCGCTGGGCGAGCCGCCGCCGGGCGGGCCGGGTGACATGCGGCCGCCCCCGCCGCCGCCCGCCCCGGAGCCGAAACCGGAGCCGAAGCGGGAGACAGGACGGGAGACGGCGCCGGAGACGAGGCCTGAGGCTCCGGCCCCCTCGAAAGCAGCCCCGTCCCCGTCCCCGTCCCCGTCACCGTCGAACGCCGCGGCGAGCAGCGCGGCGGCCGGGAAGCCGGAAACGGCGGCCGAGGCGTCGAAGAGCCCCTGA